One Sanguibacter keddieii DSM 10542 genomic window carries:
- a CDS encoding SDR family oxidoreductase — MTSDSTQPTGSHDQLTFQDPVTRYEAIEPPAEKKPEPGLDSELTPKADLGEHTYRGTGRLQGRKALVTGGDSGIGAATAIAFAREGADVAIAYLPVEQSDAENIVRIIEEAGRTAVALPGDLMDPEYTAGLVRAAVDGLGGLDILVNNAGKQMAVESIEDLTDEQITETFTINIEAMIRLSRDAATVLPAGSAIINSTSIQAYTPSPNLIDYASTKAAINNFTKGLAQQLAPKGIRVNAVAPGPIWTPLQPTGGQPADAIPEFGHQTPLGRAGQPTELAPAYVFLASPESSYVLGETLNVNGGTPSP; from the coding sequence ATGACGTCTGACAGCACCCAGCCCACCGGCTCGCACGACCAGCTCACCTTCCAGGACCCGGTGACCCGGTACGAGGCGATCGAGCCGCCGGCCGAGAAGAAGCCCGAGCCGGGCCTCGACTCCGAGCTCACCCCGAAGGCTGACCTCGGCGAGCACACCTACCGCGGCACCGGCCGGCTGCAGGGCCGCAAGGCGCTCGTCACCGGGGGAGACTCCGGGATCGGCGCGGCGACCGCGATCGCCTTCGCCCGCGAGGGCGCCGACGTCGCGATCGCCTACCTCCCGGTCGAGCAGTCCGACGCGGAGAACATCGTCCGCATCATCGAGGAGGCCGGGCGCACCGCCGTCGCCCTCCCCGGGGACCTCATGGACCCTGAGTACACCGCCGGGCTGGTCCGGGCGGCGGTCGACGGCCTCGGTGGCCTCGACATCCTGGTCAACAACGCGGGCAAGCAGATGGCGGTCGAGTCCATCGAGGACCTCACGGACGAGCAGATCACCGAGACGTTCACGATCAACATCGAGGCCATGATCCGCCTGTCCCGTGACGCCGCGACGGTCCTGCCCGCCGGGTCGGCGATCATCAACTCGACGTCGATCCAGGCGTACACCCCGTCGCCGAACCTGATCGACTACGCCTCGACGAAGGCCGCGATCAACAACTTCACCAAAGGGCTCGCGCAGCAGCTCGCCCCGAAGGGGATCCGCGTCAACGCGGTCGCCCCCGGACCGATCTGGACGCCGCTGCAGCCCACGGGTGGTCAGCCCGCCGACGCCATCCCGGAGTTCGGCCACCAGACGCCCCTCGGCCGTGCCGGTCAGCCGACCGAGCTCGCCCCCGCTTACGTGTTCCTGGCCTCGCCCGAGTCCAGCTACGTCCTCGGGGAGACCCTCAACGTCAACGGTGGCACGCCCTCGCCGTGA
- a CDS encoding zinc-dependent alcohol dehydrogenase, whose protein sequence is MRALTWQGRENVSVETVPDPTIIEPTDAVIRVTSTAVCGSDLHLYSVLGAFIDPGDVLGHEPMGIVEAVGPEVTHIAPGDRVVVPFNISCGRCFMCTRGFQSQCETTQVRAQGKGAALFGYTKLYGQVAGGQAEYLRVPQAHYGPIKVPDDGAPDEKYLYLSDVVPTAWQAVDYAQVPDGGSVTVLGLGPIGQMAARIARHRGAEQVIGVDLVPERLAMARRHGIEVIDLREVDSVPDAVRALTHGRGTDSVIDAVGMEAHGSPVGKAAQAAAGLLPDALARPLVEKAGIDRMAALHTAISTVRRGGTVSISGVYGGAVDPMPLMEMFDKQVTLRMGQANVHRWTDQVLPLVSDDSDPLGVLDLRTHRVALEDAPAAYSTFQKKEDGCIKVVLDPTLPADAAPSTLDATTVRTTA, encoded by the coding sequence GTGCGCGCACTCACCTGGCAGGGACGCGAGAACGTCAGCGTCGAGACCGTCCCCGACCCCACCATCATCGAGCCGACCGACGCGGTCATCAGGGTCACCTCGACCGCCGTGTGCGGGTCCGACCTGCACCTGTACAGCGTCCTCGGTGCGTTCATCGACCCCGGCGACGTCCTCGGGCACGAGCCCATGGGCATCGTGGAGGCGGTGGGACCCGAGGTCACGCACATCGCCCCGGGGGACCGCGTGGTGGTGCCGTTCAACATCTCCTGCGGGCGGTGCTTCATGTGCACCCGGGGGTTCCAGTCGCAGTGCGAGACCACCCAGGTCCGGGCGCAGGGCAAGGGTGCTGCGCTCTTCGGCTACACCAAGCTGTACGGCCAGGTGGCCGGTGGTCAGGCCGAGTACCTGCGCGTCCCGCAGGCCCACTACGGTCCCATCAAGGTCCCCGACGACGGAGCCCCGGACGAGAAGTACCTCTACCTCTCCGACGTCGTCCCGACGGCATGGCAGGCCGTGGACTACGCGCAGGTCCCGGACGGAGGCTCCGTGACGGTCCTGGGCCTCGGCCCGATCGGCCAGATGGCCGCCCGCATCGCACGCCACCGTGGAGCAGAGCAGGTGATCGGCGTGGACCTCGTCCCCGAGCGCCTCGCCATGGCCCGCCGGCACGGCATCGAGGTGATCGACCTCCGCGAGGTCGACTCCGTCCCCGACGCGGTCCGGGCCCTCACGCACGGTCGTGGCACGGACTCCGTGATCGACGCCGTCGGCATGGAGGCCCACGGGTCACCGGTGGGCAAGGCCGCGCAGGCCGCCGCAGGCCTGCTCCCGGACGCCCTCGCCCGGCCGCTCGTCGAGAAGGCCGGCATCGACCGGATGGCGGCCCTGCACACGGCGATCTCCACGGTCCGCCGCGGGGGCACCGTCTCGATCTCCGGGGTGTACGGAGGCGCGGTCGACCCCATGCCCCTCATGGAGATGTTCGACAAGCAGGTCACCCTGCGCATGGGGCAGGCGAACGTCCACCGGTGGACCGACCAGGTGCTGCCGCTGGTCTCCGACGACTCCGACCCGCTCGGCGTCCTCGACCTGCGCACGCACCGCGTCGCCCTCGAGGACGCGCCCGCCGCCTACTCGACGTTCCAGAAGAAGGAGGACGGCTGCATCAAGGTCGTCCTCGACCCCACCCTCCCGGCAGACGCCGCGCCCTCGACCCTCGACGCCACGACGGTCAGGACCACCGCATGA
- a CDS encoding ANTAR domain-containing protein: MTNDVSVLAELALHIARLPPEQPLPLRLCSAGATLLGAEGGAVTLTATPGAPYVLATTDTVAERIESLQEVLGLGPRHEAHQTRRPASLDVGVAPDAPSSLAQEVREAVGEVRVHSYPMVVSGSVLGVFSVHLAAGVTLSRDDDEAMVVAAIIGGALLRDVDEESSSMLSGWPARAKIHQATGMVIAQLKVSPDDALILIRAHAYAQGTTVAAVASALVERQLVFSLDDTSTGDDAR, translated from the coding sequence GTGACCAACGACGTCAGCGTGCTCGCCGAGCTCGCCCTGCACATCGCCCGGCTCCCTCCGGAGCAGCCGCTGCCGCTGCGCCTGTGCTCTGCCGGCGCGACGCTCCTCGGCGCCGAGGGCGGGGCCGTGACCCTCACCGCGACACCGGGCGCGCCCTACGTGCTGGCCACCACGGACACCGTCGCCGAGCGCATCGAGTCGCTCCAAGAGGTCCTGGGCCTGGGCCCGCGGCACGAGGCCCACCAGACCAGGCGACCGGCGTCGCTCGACGTCGGAGTCGCCCCGGACGCGCCGTCCTCCCTGGCCCAGGAGGTCCGCGAGGCGGTCGGTGAGGTGCGTGTCCACTCCTACCCGATGGTCGTCTCGGGCTCCGTGCTCGGCGTCTTCAGCGTGCACCTCGCCGCCGGGGTGACGCTGTCGCGCGACGACGACGAGGCGATGGTCGTCGCCGCGATCATCGGCGGGGCGCTGCTGCGCGACGTCGACGAGGAGTCGTCGTCGATGCTCAGCGGCTGGCCGGCCCGGGCCAAGATCCACCAGGCGACCGGCATGGTGATCGCCCAGCTCAAGGTCTCCCCGGACGACGCGCTGATCCTCATCCGCGCACACGCGTACGCTCAGGGGACTACAGTCGCTGCGGTCGCGTCGGCACTGGTCGAGCGGCAGCTGGTCTTCAGCCTCGACGACACCTCGACGGGAGATGACGCACGGTGA
- a CDS encoding type 1 glutamine amidotransferase domain-containing protein produces MTSDTTSHQTPDLTGRRVLAVVTTYGVEQDELVVPLEHLRAAGAHVDVAAPERGTVETLVGDKDPGRPVEADRALGDLTDADLDSYDLLLVPGGTINADALRLEEKAVAAVGTFARSGRPVAAICHGPWLVVEAGLATGKTLTSYPTLQTDVRNAGGTWQDQSVVSDPTDGWTLVTSRTPDDLDDFLREVDAALAAR; encoded by the coding sequence ATGACCTCCGACACGACCTCCCACCAGACGCCCGACCTCACCGGCCGCCGCGTCCTCGCCGTCGTCACCACCTACGGCGTCGAGCAGGACGAGCTCGTCGTCCCGCTCGAGCACCTGCGTGCCGCGGGCGCCCACGTCGACGTCGCAGCACCCGAGCGGGGCACGGTCGAGACCCTCGTCGGCGACAAGGACCCCGGTCGCCCGGTCGAGGCAGACCGGGCCCTCGGCGACCTCACCGACGCAGACCTCGACTCCTACGACCTGCTGCTCGTCCCCGGGGGCACCATCAACGCCGACGCCCTGCGTCTGGAGGAGAAGGCCGTCGCCGCCGTGGGCACCTTCGCACGCTCCGGTCGCCCGGTCGCCGCGATCTGCCACGGACCGTGGCTCGTGGTCGAGGCAGGCCTCGCCACCGGCAAGACGCTCACCTCGTACCCGACGCTGCAGACCGACGTCCGCAACGCCGGTGGCACCTGGCAGGACCAGTCGGTGGTGAGCGACCCGACCGACGGCTGGACCCTCGTGACCTCGCGCACCCCGGACGACCTCGACGACTTCCTCCGGGAGGTCGACGCGGCACTCGCCGCTCGCTGA
- a CDS encoding NAD-dependent epimerase/dehydratase family protein: MRVVVVGGSGNAGTGVLRALHDAPEITAVVGVSRRRPDLTSDPFRGTEWVQRDVALGDGTRDAALVDDLAGVFAGADAVVHLAWLIQPNRDRDLLRRTNVDGTRTVARAAAAAGVPQLVVASSVGSYAPVHDDVLRDESWSTSGVPTSHYSVDKVAQERVLDDVEAAHPEMVVTRLRPALIFQPEAGAEIARYFLGPLVPRRALRPGLLPVVPFPGGLRLQAVHADDLGRAYLAALLHRDQARGAFNVAHDQVLRADDVAAVLDHGKSFGVPPAALRTLLAVAYDLRLVPTDPGWLDMAMGAPLMSTERARTRLGWQPRHSAADSLADLLHGLASGEGLDSPPLRRSRT, encoded by the coding sequence ATGAGGGTGGTGGTGGTCGGTGGGAGCGGCAATGCCGGGACGGGAGTGCTGCGGGCCCTGCACGACGCACCGGAGATCACCGCGGTCGTCGGGGTCTCGCGTCGGCGCCCGGACCTGACGAGCGATCCGTTCCGCGGGACGGAGTGGGTCCAGCGGGACGTCGCGCTCGGCGACGGCACCCGGGACGCCGCGCTGGTCGACGACCTCGCAGGAGTCTTCGCCGGGGCCGACGCCGTCGTGCACCTCGCCTGGCTCATCCAGCCCAACAGGGACCGCGACCTGCTGCGGCGCACCAACGTCGACGGGACCCGGACCGTGGCCCGCGCCGCTGCCGCTGCAGGGGTCCCGCAGCTCGTGGTCGCGTCGTCCGTGGGGAGCTACGCTCCCGTGCACGACGACGTCCTGCGCGACGAGTCGTGGAGCACCAGCGGCGTCCCCACCTCCCACTACAGCGTCGACAAGGTGGCCCAGGAGCGCGTGCTCGACGACGTCGAGGCCGCACATCCCGAGATGGTCGTCACCCGGCTGCGCCCCGCACTGATCTTCCAGCCCGAGGCCGGCGCCGAGATCGCCCGGTACTTCCTCGGGCCGCTCGTCCCGCGCCGGGCGCTGCGACCCGGGCTCCTGCCGGTCGTCCCCTTCCCCGGCGGGCTGCGCCTGCAGGCCGTGCACGCCGACGACCTCGGCCGCGCCTACCTGGCCGCCCTGCTGCACCGGGACCAGGCGCGCGGCGCCTTCAACGTCGCCCACGACCAGGTGCTCCGCGCCGACGACGTCGCCGCGGTCCTCGACCACGGCAAGTCCTTCGGCGTCCCTCCGGCCGCCCTGCGCACCCTCCTGGCGGTCGCCTACGACCTGCGCCTGGTCCCGACCGACCCCGGCTGGCTGGACATGGCCATGGGGGCTCCGCTCATGAGCACCGAGCGGGCACGGACACGCCTCGGCTGGCAGCCGCGGCACAGCGCCGCCGACTCCCTGGCCGACCTGCTGCACGGGCTCGCGAGCGGGGAAGGGCTCGACAGCCCGCCGCTCCGACGGTCACGGACCTGA
- a CDS encoding GAF and ANTAR domain-containing protein — protein MKPQSSAQAIAEATSLLVADHDVSDLLSRLLRDCTAFLPVVGAGILVRDVTGNLELLSTTSHTATQLEIYQELHESGPCVEVIAEGVALSVVGADALVDRWPVVGELFTRSGITAAHAFPMVWRGKAIGGLNLFSTTPQRLTADERVLAQSLADLATIALARSGVLSDDDLHERIQSVLEQRVVVEQAKGVVAVVEDIDLGEAFDRLVALSDARGETLAQVAAEVIASAQHRA, from the coding sequence GTGAAACCCCAGAGCTCGGCCCAGGCTATCGCGGAGGCCACCTCCTTGCTGGTCGCCGACCATGACGTGTCTGACCTGCTGTCCCGGCTGCTCCGCGACTGCACCGCGTTCCTGCCCGTGGTCGGGGCCGGCATCCTCGTGCGGGACGTCACCGGCAACCTCGAGCTGCTCAGCACGACCTCGCACACCGCCACCCAGCTCGAGATCTACCAGGAGCTGCACGAGTCCGGACCGTGCGTCGAGGTGATCGCCGAGGGCGTGGCGCTGTCCGTGGTCGGTGCCGACGCTCTCGTGGACCGCTGGCCCGTGGTGGGCGAGCTGTTCACACGCTCGGGCATCACCGCCGCGCACGCCTTCCCCATGGTCTGGCGCGGCAAGGCCATCGGTGGTCTCAACCTGTTCAGCACCACTCCACAGCGGCTCACCGCCGACGAGCGTGTCCTCGCGCAGAGCCTGGCCGACCTCGCGACCATCGCGCTCGCGCGCAGCGGCGTGCTCTCGGACGACGACCTGCACGAGCGCATCCAGAGCGTCCTCGAGCAGCGGGTCGTCGTCGAGCAGGCGAAGGGCGTGGTCGCGGTCGTCGAGGACATCGACCTCGGCGAGGCCTTCGACCGTCTGGTCGCCCTCTCCGACGCGCGCGGCGAGACGCTCGCGCAGGTCGCGGCCGAGGTCATCGCCTCCGCGCAGCACCGGGCCTGA
- a CDS encoding YihY/virulence factor BrkB family protein: MPADTRPGQDRAAETAGSEHPDSPVDLTERSWRLVLRSTARQFTRDQCLDLAAALTYYAVLASAPALLALVSILGLVGDGGALVEDVLGIVSSVLPAETMATVEPLVDQVASQSSGAGLALVIGLAGALWSASGYVGAFGRALNRVYEIEEGRPVWKLRPANLLITLVVAVGAALVVVALVLSGGVAQAVGDTIGLGSVALTVWSVAKWPVVLLVVIGMVALLYHSTPNVRQPRFRWLSVGALVAILVWAVASAGFGVYVATLGSYGSTYGTLGTVIVFLLWLWITNLALLFGAELDSELERGRELQSGLPAEETLQLPPRDARGIEKRAAKTAEAVSEGRAIRLEAQRQGRHSDETGPAAEGSRPDGDEDGLDDGPTPRH, encoded by the coding sequence ATGCCTGCAGACACCCGCCCCGGACAGGACAGGGCTGCTGAGACGGCCGGGTCCGAGCACCCGGACTCGCCGGTCGACCTGACCGAGCGGTCGTGGAGGCTGGTGCTCCGCTCGACGGCCCGCCAGTTCACCCGCGACCAGTGCCTCGACCTGGCCGCCGCGCTCACCTACTACGCCGTGCTGGCGTCCGCGCCGGCGCTCCTCGCGCTGGTCTCGATCCTCGGGCTCGTCGGCGACGGCGGCGCCCTCGTCGAGGACGTGCTCGGCATCGTGTCGTCGGTCCTGCCCGCCGAGACCATGGCGACCGTCGAGCCGCTCGTCGACCAGGTCGCGAGCCAGTCCTCCGGTGCGGGCCTCGCCCTCGTCATCGGCCTCGCGGGGGCGTTGTGGTCCGCCTCCGGCTACGTGGGCGCCTTCGGGAGGGCGCTCAACCGGGTCTACGAGATCGAGGAAGGCCGGCCGGTGTGGAAGCTGCGCCCGGCCAACCTGCTCATCACCCTCGTGGTGGCTGTCGGCGCCGCGCTCGTCGTGGTCGCGCTCGTGCTGTCCGGAGGCGTCGCCCAGGCGGTCGGTGACACGATCGGTCTCGGCAGCGTCGCCCTGACGGTGTGGAGCGTCGCGAAGTGGCCCGTCGTGCTCCTCGTGGTCATCGGCATGGTCGCCCTGCTCTACCACTCGACGCCGAACGTGAGGCAGCCGAGGTTCCGCTGGCTGAGCGTCGGGGCGCTCGTCGCGATCCTCGTCTGGGCCGTCGCCTCCGCCGGGTTCGGCGTGTACGTCGCGACCCTGGGGTCCTACGGCTCCACCTACGGGACGCTCGGGACGGTCATCGTGTTCCTGCTGTGGCTGTGGATCACCAACCTCGCGCTGCTCTTCGGGGCCGAGCTCGACTCCGAGCTCGAGCGCGGCCGCGAGCTGCAGTCGGGCCTCCCCGCGGAGGAGACGCTCCAGCTGCCCCCGCGTGACGCACGCGGGATCGAGAAGCGCGCGGCGAAGACCGCCGAGGCCGTCTCCGAGGGCCGCGCGATCCGGCTC